In Pleurodeles waltl isolate 20211129_DDA chromosome 5, aPleWal1.hap1.20221129, whole genome shotgun sequence, one genomic interval encodes:
- the LOC138295965 gene encoding uncharacterized protein yields MSENTCVDELPDGAKKNCELFSVWGITEENACVAKMPDVVLRNNSRCIYVEKVCFGSNDDRKVWIPLSAYREMQEKCRKLEHENRNLREQISQDTIIQNKTESYKTAVFEESFLSHSSNEGDNTEESQNVIYELPLQNAQVKRRILEQDTPSFISLFDFWKKNSPHLREILTLLYMVTVKNNMQLRACDLANEIMQTLGFCAVQEGKTDVHLNQEQGKKIVPLARIIQWIWYLQDRARVPQVKELSMKLCAPFEFVSTEDKKHVCFTNDSLTEMLLSGTVEGTALYNVCQILKQELCEMCHFYADFWFFDNVLAPNWFNYLADVNEKNAEREVFTQNSALVGMAMWVPQKCEKATYRSYHVLPLSLSVLCGPPSGVCVWDRGRDRIPNLNLAE; encoded by the exons atgtctgagaatacatgtgttgatgaactgcctgatggtgctaagaaaaactgtgaattgttttctgtttggggaattacagaagaaaatgcatgtgtagctaaaatgcctgatgttgttttgagaaataattcccgttgtatatatgtagaaaaagtgtgttttggaagtaatgatgacagaaaggtctggatacctttatctgcttacagagaaatgcaggagaaatgtaggaagttggaacatgaaaataggaatttacgtgagcaaattagccaggatacaataattcaaaataagactgaaagttataaaactgctgtttttgaagaatctttcttgtcccattccagtaatgagggggataacacggaggagagtcagaatgtgatttacgagttaccgttgcaaaatgcacaagtaaaacgaaggattttagagcaagacaccccgagtttcattagcttgtttgatttttggaaaaagaatagccctcatttgagagaaatcctaacacttttgtacatggtcactgtgaaaaataatatgcagctgcgcgcttgtgatttggcaaatgaaataatgcagactttaggtttctgcgcagtgcaagaaggaaaaactgatgtacatttaaatcaagaacaaggaaagaaaatagtgcccctagctagaatcatacaatggatctggtacttgcaagacagggctagagtaccacaggtaaaagaattatcaatgaagttgtgtgcaccatttgaattcgtgtctactgaagataaaaagcatgtttgttttactaatgattcattgactgaaatgttgctttctggcacagtagaaggaacagcgttgtataatgtgtgtcagattttaaagcaagagctatgtgagatgtgtcatttttatgctgatttttggttctttgataatgttttagcacctaactggttcaattaccttgcagatgttaatgagaaaaatgcagagagagaagtgttcacccagaattctgccttagtggggatggctatgtgggtgccccagaaatgtgaaaaggccacttacag atcctaccacgttttgccactgtccctgagtgtgctgtgtggtcccccttccggtgtgtgcgtgtgggatcggggaagggaccgaatccccaacctgaacctggctgagtaa